CGGAAGTTCAGCCCGAGCTGTGTGACCTGTGCTGGGACCGTGATCGCGGACAGGACGGAGCACTACGCATTCGTGCGGGACTCCTCAGCAATCTACTGGCATGACCCGAGGCTGAACGGCGGACGCATAGTTCTCGGGTGCTCGCCCGAGCACCTGGAACAGCTCGTTGAACAGTACAGACACCGGCCGTTCCTCAAGGAGGAACTGTGGGTGGGGAAGGTTGCCCGGGCGATGTTCTGTCATGCCGGGGAGGTCAGCGAGGAGGAGCTGGTGGTGAACCCTGACCGCCCTATCCGGGCAGATCCCGGAGGCCCTCGCGGTCCGAGTGCCACTGCACGGCCACGTCCAACTCCCGGGCCACCGGCTCCGGCAGCGGCTGCTGCCCCAGCGCCCAGCCGATCACCGCCTCCGCGATCGTGTGCAGCTTGATGTTGGTGTGCTGGGAGACCTCGCGCAGCACCTCGAACCCTACGGCCGGCGGGATCCGGTGAGTCGCGATGAGGACACCGAGGGCCTGGTCGACCGTCGCATGGGAGCCGATCGCTCGCCGCAGCTGCGCGTTCTCCTGCTCCAGGCAGGCGGCCGCCGTGGCGTTGCGCATGCCGTCGTCGGGCAGGTGCCGCGGTACACGGGACGAGGTGGTCATGGCCGGGTCTCCATACAGGCGTGATGTTTCCCGTACGCCTGCCCCGGACCCCAGCGGCAAGACACGCCCAGCGCGGGTAAGAAGATCACATGGACCGTGGGCGGGCTCTTCGCGTGTATGCGGCGCTGGTCGCCCGTTGATCCACATGCTCAGCGGGTAGATGGGTCGTCATGGCTGAAGTGGTGGAAGCTGGACTGTGGGGGCTGGTGGCGGGCTCGGCACTGCTGCTCGGTGCCGCGCTGGGATACGGGCTGAGAGTGCCGCAGAAGGTGATCGCGACCGTGATGGCCTTCGGGGCCGGGGTGCTGATCTCGGCGGTGTCCTTCGAACTGGTCGGGGAGGCGTACGAGGAGGCGGGGCTTACTCCCGCGGTCGTCGGCACCCTCATCGGCGCCATCGCCTACACCGGCGGCAATGTGTGGCTGGCCCGCCGGGGTGCCCGCCACCGCAAGCGCTCCGGTCACGCCCGAGCGCAGGCGCAGCCCTCGGAGGCCGAGCAGGGCGGATCCGGGACGGCGCTCGCGCTCGGCGCCCTCCTCGACGGGGTACCGGAATCCGCGGTGATCGGCGTCAGCCTCCTCGACGGCGGCGCGGTCAGTCTGGTGACGGTCGCCGCGGTGTTCATCAGCAACGTCCCCGAGGGGCTGTCCAGTTCGGCGGGGATGAAGAAGGCCGGCCGCACCAAGGCGTACGTCTTCGGTGTCTGGGCGGCGATCGCCGCCGCCAGCACCGTATCGGCCGTCCTCGGATACACGGTGGTCGGTTCCTTCTCCCCCGCCGTGATCGCCGCAGTGACCGCGGTGGCGGCCGGAGCCATCCTCGCCATGGTCGCCGACACGATGATCCCCGAAGCGTTCGACGACGCCCACCTGGCCATCGGACTGATCACCGTCAGCGGCTTCCTCGTCTCCTTCGCCCTCTCCCACACCTGACCACAGCGACCGGGAGCGGTAACCATCCCGCGGTGCCGCGAGCACGACCTCAAAGCCCACAGCCCCCGACCAGCGCGTTCCTGAGCCCCTCGGGGCGGAGGGAGGTCTACTCCTCGTAGTCGTGCCCGATCAGGGTGGCGAACAGCGCCTCGTAACGATTTTGACGGCACGGCAGCCGAGTGGAGAAGCGCCGGGGCTGGCCGCTGACGGGCTCGCGCAGCTTGCGGCGCTCGGTGTCGACTGGGCCCGAACGCCACCCTCTGGCCTACCTGCTGGCCGTGCGCGGAACGAAGGCCGAGGCGTACCTGCTCCGTGTTGCCGAGCAGCACCAGCGCATGGGGTACGGGCAGATGGCGTACCGCAAGGAGAAGGCGTCCCGGTGGATCGCGGGCGTCTACGCGCCCAGCTACCACACCCAGCTCGCCATGGCCGCGCTCGAAGGCATCCCGCCCGAGGCGATCCACGCCCACGGCTGGCCTGGCTGGCTGCTGCTGGCCGTGCCGGACCACACCCTCTTCACCCTCCCGTGGACGACCACGGGGGCGGTGCAGGCACTGGAGATCACAGGAGGTCCGGTGGACCGCAGGAAATTTCTGATCACCACATCCGTCACCCTGGGCACCACCGTGGCGCAATGGTCCGCCGCCGCCCCAGCGGGAGCGGCCCCCACCGCGGGCAGCGAGATCGGCACGGACGTCCCCGACCACTTCGAGCGTCGCCTCGACAGCCTGCGCCGGCTCGACGACACCGTCGGCTCCGGCGATGTCTATGACGCGGCCCGCACCGAACTCCGCATGATCAGGGCCACGCTCAAGAACGCGTCCTTCGGCGAAGGTGTCGAGCGCCGTCTGTTCGCCGCGGCGGCCGAAGCATCCCGCAGCGCGGGCTGGACGGCCTACGACAGCGGGAAGACGGCCGCCGCCGAACGCCACTACTCCACCGCCCTGCGGGCCGCAGCCAGCGCCGACGATCCCGTGGTCGCAGCGAACACCCTCGCCTTCTGGGCCATCCAGCACTACTCCACCGGCGACCCCCGCGGCGCGGTCGACCTCGTCGAAGCCGCCCTGTCCCAGGCACCGAAGACCGGCTCAGCCCGCATGACCTCCATGCTCCACGCCCGGGCTTGCAGGGCCCACGCCCGAGCCGGCGACACCCGAGCCGCCGACCGGTCCGCAACGCAGCCCTTCACGCCTACGAGCACGCCGCTCCCATCGACGACGATCTCCCCTGCGTCTACTGGTACAACCTCGGTGAAGCCCACCAGCTCATCGGGAGCTCCGCCCTCAACCTGGGCAACCCCAAACAGTCCGTCGTCCACTTCCTCGAAGCCTCCGCCGCCCACACCAGCCAGGAGGCGTACAACGGCGACGCCTTCCCCCGCGGCCACGCCATCTACCTGGCCCGGCTCGCCGAAGCCCACCTCAGCCTGGGCGACGTCGACGCCGCCGTGGCCACCGCCCACGACGCCGTCGACCGGATGGGCGGCGTCACCTCCGCCCGCGGCACCAGCACGCTGGAAGACCTGCGCAAGAAACTCGCCCGCCGCCGCGGCATCCCCGCCGTCGCCGACTTCCTGGACTACACCGACACCGAGTGAGGCGACGGTGTGCACCATCACGCCGAAGAACGTAGCTGCCTGCTGCCGTGATTGCGCCCTGACCTGAGGTTTCCACTCAGATTCGGTCTCCTCCACCAGGACGGCCTGGAGCCGCTTCTGCGGGGCGTCAGCGAGTCCGTGGGGCCTGGCGTGCATCCCGCACGCGATCTTCCTGCGGGCCCAATGTCAGTGCGGGTCACTACAGTTGCTCCGCCGGCCGCGCCCGTGCGGCCGGATCCGTTCTCGAAGGAGCTCTTGAGGTGCGTTTACAGAGACGTGCGGCGGGTGTCGCGCTGGTCCTGGCGGCCGCGTCGTTCAATCTGCTCGGTGTCCCCGGCACGGCATTGGCACAGCCCCAGGGCGGCATCGTCCTGCCCGTGCGGTCGCACTGGCAGACCCTCGCCGACAGCCGCCATGTGTACGTCAGCGCGCCCGGCGACGACGCGGTGCTGGCCACCGACCACGACGGGCAGGTCGTGAAGAAGGTGGAGGGTCTCGACGGGGCGCGAGGCATGGCCGAGTCGGCCGACGAGTCCACCCTGTACGTGGCGCTCCCGGACGCTGACGCGATCTCCGTCATCGACACCGCGACCCTGACCGAGACGCGGCGCATCTCAACCGGCGCCGACACCGAACCGGAGAGCCTCGCCCTCGCCGGCGGCCGGCTGTTCTTCGGCTACCGGGCCACCGTCTTCGACGCCGGCATCGGATCGGTCGCCATCGCCGAGGCAACCCCAACCGTCAGCCTCGACGACAACCCCGTCTGGTACGGCAAGCCGCGACTCGCCTCGTCGCCGGGCGCGCCCGACCGGCTCGTCGCCGCGGAGAGCCAGGGCGCGCTGGGCATGCGCGTGTACGACGTGGGCTCCGGCACGCTTCAGGAGACCGCCTACAGCGAAGCCGTCGGCGATGTCGAGGACGTGGCGGTGACGCCGGACGGCAGCAGTGTGATCACGGCGAACGGCGGCAACTACTACCACCAGCGGTGGCGCCTGTCGGACCTGACGGAGGAGACCCAGTACGACACCGGCGCCTACCCCAACTCCATCGCTGTCGACTCCCACGGCACGGTCGCCGCGGGAATCGTGGCGGGAGGGGAGTGGGACGTCTACATCTACCGCCCGGGAGAGACCGCCGCGTACCGCACGGTCGCGTTGTCGCCGGGGTACGCGGATCTGCTCGACCGAGGCGTGGCCTGGGCGCCCGACGGCAACAGGCTGTTCACCACCCGCTTCCCCTACTCGGGCGAGGTCGTTCTCGACATCATCACCGACGTCGCCAAGGCATCCAGCACGATCACTCTGTCCGCCCCGCCGACGAACCCCGTCGGCACGCCGGTCACCGTGGAGGGGAACCTGACCTCGCTGGTCCCGTTCCCCGAGCAGGGAGCGGTCACGGTGACGCGCAACGGTGTGGAGCTGCCGGATGTGAAGGTCGGGCAGGACGGCACCTTCAGCTTCCATGACACCCCGCCCGACTGGAACACGTATCCCCAGTACACGGTCACCTATGCGGGCGACGCCCGGCATGTGCCCGGCGAGGCGACCGTCATGGTCGAGTTCGTCAGCTGACCAGGCCGGGCAGTTTGCCTGAGCCCGTCAGCGCGGTGTGGGGCCGGTGTCCCCGGAGGACACCGGCCCCACACCGCGCCGGCGTACCGGATGTCGTTGGGCCAACGGAATCGGATCCGCGCCCAGGCCGGAGACCCGCCGCGGGAACTCAACCCGCTGAACATGCTGCACACCGTGCGGATCGAAGCCGGGCGGCGGCACCTGGACCGGGACATTGTGGCGGCACCCTGGGCGGAGGAGCGGGAGCCCGGCCGCCGGTAGGACACACTGCACCGGTTGTCGACCTAGCCGGTCAGGCGGCAGGTCTTCCAGCTGCGGCCGTCGCGGACCAACGCCCCGCGCTCCTCCAGGTTGGCCAGGTGATAGGCCACCGACGCCGGGCTGCGCAACCCGATCTCCCGCGCCATCTGCCGCACGGACAGTGCCTCACCGCGGTCCTGGATGGAACGGCGGATCGCACGGGGGATCTCCTCCTCGCGCGCCGTCAGGTGTTCCGGCCGCCGGTTCACTGCTGCCGCTCCAGCACGCGGCCAGGCCCTGACCCGTCCGCATTCGTCTGCCTGGGCAGCCAGGTCGGCCCGTGCGCCGTCTGCCAGCGCAAGACACACAAGTACGGCCACGGCGGCAGTCCCCTCTGCCACTGGTGCATGGCAACGGCCCTGAAAGGATGGGGCCGACCGTCCGCCACACCAGCACCCGCGCCTGACCAGTCAGCACGCCTGGCGCCGCGGGCCGGACCGTCCGGGAGTGCACCCCCAACGCCACGGCCGTCCGATGGAAGAGATCTCCGGTGACGTGGCGCCTGTCCCAACCGATGCTGACCACCTCGACCACCGACCCCGCCCTGCCGCCCGGCTGGGCCGCAGAGCCGAAGTTATGGATGGGGTTTCGTTTTGTCCGTTGTCCACTGCGGGCATGGCTCAGGGCTCTCCGGCGTGAAGGGCCCTGGACCGGTGGTGGCGTCGGTTGGGGAGCCGTTAACGAGCGGCGAATCAGGTGCCAAGTAACTCGTGAACCGCCTCCGAGGTCGCCGCCGCAAAAATTCCAGCTGAACGGCGAAGCCCAGCCTGGTGGCGCCGCCTTTGTTCCGTACCCAGCCCGCCTCGTCGCAGGACAGGGTGAAGTGGTCCACCACCCCGTCCAGATCCAGATCCCGCCCCACCGACAGCCCCATTCGTCACCCCCGTTCCCAGCGTTCGGGCTGGACGGTATGGGCGCCGGTGTACAGCGGGGACGGATATCGGCGAAGGACTCCCTCACGGAAGGGGACCTGATAGATGGGCCGCCGCCGGAAAACTGTCATAGGCGTCAGCTGTGGCCGAAGGCCGCCGCGGTGGCCACGCACGAGAGCGATGTGCTCGCCGAGGTCACCGAACGCAGGCTGCTAACCAGGAACTTGCGGACCGTCAACGCCCTGACGGACCCGACGGTCCTCGAGCCGGTGATCGCCGGTGTGACCGCGGGCTCAAAGGGGGCGGGCACAGTGTCGCCGGTCGGGCGCCTGTCCATGTGTGAGTGGGGCTGCCGCATGGACAGGCGTGACCGTGGGCCTCAAGCCGCTTTGAGGAAGGGGTAGTCGGTGTACCCCTCGGCGCCCGGCCCGTAGAACAGTTCCGGCCGCGGCTCGTTCTCCGGGTGGCCACCCTGCCAGCGCTCGACCAGGTCGGGGTTGGCGATGAGGGCCCGGCCCACGACCACGGCGTCGGCGTGGTCGGCCTCGATCTGCTGGAGCGCCTCCTCGCGGGTGGTCTGCCCCCCGAAGGGGCCGCTGTTGACGATCAGCTTGCCGTCGAAGCGCCGCCGCAGATCCTGTACAAGGTCGCCGCCCGGCTCGGCGTGCAGTACGGAGAGGTAGGCCAGGCCCAGCGGGCGCAGTTGGTCCATCAGGGTGCCGTAGGTGGCCAGGACGTCGTCCCGGTCGGTCTCGAAGACGTCCCCGAGGTCGACCTCCGGCGAGATCCGCAGCCCGACCCGCTCGGCACCGACGGCCTGGGCGACCGCCGTGACGACCTCGACGACGAAGCGGGCGCGGTTCTGCGGCGAGCCGCCATATCCATCGGTGCGCTGGTTGGCCGCCGGGGAGAGGAACTCCTGGAGCAGGTAGCCGTTGGCGCCGTGGATTTCCACGCCGTCCACTCCCGCCTCGATGGCCCGGCGGGCCGCGGCGACGAAGTCCTCCAGGGCTGCCCGGATCTCTGCGGTGGTCATCGCTTCCGGTACGGGGTAGGGCTGCTCGCCCTTCTCGGTGAA
The sequence above is a segment of the Streptomyces asoensis genome. Coding sequences within it:
- a CDS encoding ANTAR domain-containing protein codes for the protein MTTSSRVPRHLPDDGMRNATAAACLEQENAQLRRAIGSHATVDQALGVLIATHRIPPAVGFEVLREVSQHTNIKLHTIAEAVIGWALGQQPLPEPVARELDVAVQWHSDREGLRDLPG
- a CDS encoding alkene reductase, which produces MTVNISEVSPVPSLFSPVSLGKIELANRIVMAPITRVRAGSSGIPGDLMVEYYRQRASVGMIITEGTYPDHASQGYVGEPGIATDEQAAGWQRVFEAVHAEGGRIVLQIMHAGRGTHPDINGGRRILAPSAIAIDNKTFTEKGEQPYPVPEAMTTAEIRAALEDFVAAARRAIEAGVDGVEIHGANGYLLQEFLSPAANQRTDGYGGSPQNRARFVVEVVTAVAQAVGAERVGLRISPEVDLGDVFETDRDDVLATYGTLMDQLRPLGLAYLSVLHAEPGGDLVQDLRRRFDGKLIVNSGPFGGQTTREEALQQIEADHADAVVVGRALIANPDLVERWQGGHPENEPRPELFYGPGAEGYTDYPFLKAA
- a CDS encoding ZIP family metal transporter; its protein translation is MAEVVEAGLWGLVAGSALLLGAALGYGLRVPQKVIATVMAFGAGVLISAVSFELVGEAYEEAGLTPAVVGTLIGAIAYTGGNVWLARRGARHRKRSGHARAQAQPSEAEQGGSGTALALGALLDGVPESAVIGVSLLDGGAVSLVTVAAVFISNVPEGLSSSAGMKKAGRTKAYVFGVWAAIAAASTVSAVLGYTVVGSFSPAVIAAVTAVAAGAILAMVADTMIPEAFDDAHLAIGLITVSGFLVSFALSHT